One Amorphoplanes digitatis genomic window carries:
- a CDS encoding MarR family winged helix-turn-helix transcriptional regulator, translating into MYRPRDTRRGQLVAEVTNDLRKYAADAQHVGHAFANLHGLGPTDLHALIAVMDAELVGDPVTPGRLGEQLNLSSGSVTALIDRLERAGHIRRDRDTADRRKVLLHYAEQGAALAMEFFQPLGRRTDAVMADFTDDELETVHRFIAAMSTSLREHRDAVRAEAPRRGTA; encoded by the coding sequence ATGTACCGGCCGCGCGACACGCGGCGCGGCCAGTTGGTCGCCGAGGTCACCAACGACCTGCGGAAGTACGCGGCGGATGCCCAGCACGTCGGCCACGCCTTCGCCAACCTGCACGGGCTGGGGCCGACGGACCTGCACGCCCTGATCGCCGTCATGGACGCGGAACTGGTCGGTGATCCGGTCACCCCCGGCCGCCTCGGCGAGCAGCTCAACCTCTCCTCGGGATCCGTGACCGCCCTGATCGACCGCCTCGAACGCGCCGGCCACATCCGCCGCGACCGCGACACCGCCGACCGGCGCAAGGTCCTGCTGCACTACGCCGAGCAGGGCGCCGCCCTCGCCATGGAGTTCTTCCAGCCGCTCGGGCGGCGCACGGACGCGGTGATGGCGGACTTCACCGACGACGAACTGGAGACCGTGCACCGGTTCATCGCGGCGATGAGCACATCGCTGCGGGAGCACCGGGACGCCGTGCGCGCCGAGGCGCCCCGGCGCGGCACCGCCTGA
- a CDS encoding alpha/beta hydrolase: MRRRTVLTALGATAAIATLGGVYRGRAAPPPTIPGAPIGDERLDRRRSAARGRTVDFYTAVPAGHGDGRGLPVLLVLHGASTTAADFPRLGLGRFASDSVRRGNAPFVLAGATGDRLSWRPSGTDDPQRMVHEEIPAWCAERGFDTTRVAVCGWSMGGYGALLLAGTFPGFVRAVAAFSPAVHPGDDVFARAAGLRDVPVGLWCGTDDGLLPEVRALEKALPRPKAAGTYSAGGHNFGYWSTCLPAAFDLIAAHSAEVGTPART; this comes from the coding sequence GTGAGGCGACGAACGGTGCTGACCGCGCTCGGCGCCACCGCCGCGATCGCGACGCTGGGCGGCGTCTACCGCGGCCGCGCCGCGCCGCCGCCCACGATCCCCGGCGCGCCGATCGGCGACGAGCGACTCGACCGGCGCCGCTCCGCCGCCCGGGGCCGGACCGTCGACTTCTACACCGCCGTACCCGCCGGGCACGGCGACGGGCGCGGCCTGCCGGTGCTGCTGGTCCTGCACGGCGCCTCGACCACGGCGGCCGACTTCCCCCGCCTGGGACTCGGCCGCTTCGCGAGCGATTCGGTACGCCGGGGAAACGCGCCGTTCGTCCTCGCCGGCGCGACGGGCGACCGCCTGTCGTGGCGCCCGTCCGGCACCGACGATCCACAGCGCATGGTGCACGAGGAGATCCCGGCCTGGTGCGCCGAGCGGGGCTTCGACACCACCCGCGTCGCCGTCTGCGGCTGGTCGATGGGCGGCTACGGCGCCCTGCTGCTGGCCGGAACGTTCCCGGGCTTCGTCCGGGCCGTGGCGGCGTTCTCTCCCGCGGTGCACCCGGGCGACGACGTGTTCGCCCGGGCCGCCGGCCTTCGCGACGTGCCCGTCGGGCTCTGGTGCGGCACCGACGACGGCCTGCTCCCCGAGGTACGCGCCCTCGAGAAGGCGCTGCCGCGGCCGAAGGCGGCCGGGACGTACTCGGCCGGCGGCCACAACTTCGGCTACTGGAGCACCTGCCTGCCGGCGGCGTTCGACCTCATCGCCGCCCACTCGGCCGAAGTCGGTACCCCCGCGAGGACCTAG